Part of the Halalkalibacter krulwichiae genome is shown below.
ATTCGTATTACGGGGAGGCAGGCCCCCATTGATATGGTTTCATTAGGAATTTCTTACGTATATATGTACATGGCCCTACCAATCTTTTCGGTATTGATGATCCTTCGATTAATCCAACGAAATGTACTTGATTATCTAGCCTGGAGAAACAAGAAGGGTGGGGTGGTGTAAATGAGTGTAATAGCAATCTTTATTATATGGTTATTTTTATTATTGCTTAGTGTTCCTGTCGGCTTTTCATTAATTGTTGTTGCGTTTCTTTACTTTGTAACAGGTGACTGGAACTTAGTGTATGCTTCAGGTGCTAAACTGATTTCTGGTATTGATAGTTTTGCGCTCTTAGCTGTTCCCTTTTTCATCTTGACAGGAAGTTTAATGAATTCATCAGGGATAACAGATCGAATCTTCAACTTTGCACGTTCTTTAGTCGGTCATTTCACTGGTGGCATGGGTCATGTAAATATTATGGCTAGTTTAATGTTTTCTGGGATGTCCGGGTCTGCGTTGGCTGATGCGGGGGGTTAGGGCAGCTGGAAATTCGAACGATGAGAAAAGCTGGTTATGATGATGATTATAATGGAGGGTTAACAGCCGCCTCTGCGATTATTGGACCGCTTGTACCACCAAGTATCCCGA
Proteins encoded:
- a CDS encoding TRAP transporter large permease subunit yields the protein MSVIAIFIIWLFLLLLSVPVGFSLIVVAFLYFVTGDWNLVYASGAKLISGIDSFALLAVPFFILTGSLMNSSGITDRIFNFARSLVGHFTGGMGHVNIMASLMFSGMSGSALADAGG